A single region of the bacterium genome encodes:
- the ftsW gene encoding putative lipid II flippase FtsW: protein MTTETLTPRKTIDKGLFLIVLTLMLFGIVMVYSASNVIAEQKFGSSTHFLVNQFLRAMMGIVILMFAAKYDYHNYKRHTMMMLLIAGVLCAVVLTLGQLKGAARWLQVGGFGIQPSEIAKIALVFYVAGYMDSKGDRIRDFQNGLLPPLIMAGVFAVAIILQPNFSTAAVVMGMVILMLFIGGMDIKHLGMMAAVAIPVALLTVILSPYRRARLMAFLDPTADMQGSGYQIKQSLISFANGGLTGVGVGQGQQKLLFLPEPFTDFIYSIIGEEMGFIGAVLVLGLFIVFLFRAIKTARTAPDMYGFYLATGIIISIVVYALVNAGVAVGVFPTTGLPMPFISYGGTSLLFTCFLVGVLLNISSQTVSKDEAMKATAPEYAMRSRFTENFNVGGEIGEEEEYSTDTTPVPTKKAPAKKAVRTNIVGMDMS from the coding sequence GATTGCCGAACAAAAATTTGGCAGCAGTACGCATTTTCTGGTCAATCAGTTTTTGCGTGCGATGATGGGAATCGTGATCCTGATGTTTGCCGCCAAATACGATTATCATAATTATAAACGGCACACGATGATGATGCTTCTCATCGCGGGAGTGCTTTGTGCCGTGGTGCTCACGCTCGGTCAGCTCAAAGGAGCCGCCCGATGGTTGCAAGTCGGCGGGTTCGGTATTCAGCCTTCGGAAATAGCCAAAATCGCACTCGTGTTTTATGTCGCGGGTTATATGGATAGCAAAGGCGACCGCATTCGTGATTTCCAAAACGGTCTTTTACCGCCGCTCATCATGGCCGGCGTATTTGCTGTTGCGATTATTCTGCAGCCCAATTTCAGTACGGCTGCCGTCGTCATGGGTATGGTTATCCTGATGCTCTTTATCGGGGGCATGGACATCAAACACTTGGGAATGATGGCGGCCGTGGCGATTCCGGTTGCGCTACTGACGGTCATACTCAGTCCGTATCGCCGCGCACGATTGATGGCTTTCCTTGATCCGACGGCTGACATGCAAGGCAGCGGTTATCAGATCAAACAGTCGCTCATCAGTTTTGCCAATGGCGGGCTCACGGGGGTCGGCGTAGGGCAAGGTCAGCAGAAGTTGTTATTTTTGCCGGAACCGTTTACGGATTTTATTTATTCGATCATCGGCGAAGAAATGGGGTTCATCGGCGCTGTACTGGTGCTCGGATTGTTTATTGTTTTTCTTTTCCGTGCGATCAAAACTGCACGCACAGCGCCCGATATGTACGGCTTTTATTTAGCGACAGGTATTATCATCAGCATTGTCGTGTATGCACTGGTCAATGCGGGTGTGGCGGTAGGTGTATTTCCGACCACGGGCTTACCGATGCCCTTTATCAGCTACGGCGGTACTTCGTTGCTCTTCACCTGTTTTCTCGTGGGTGTATTGTTAAATATTTCTTCGCAAACGGTGAGCAAAGATGAAGCGATGAAAGCAACGGCGCCGGAATATGCGATGCGAAGCCGATTCACGGAAAATTTTAATGTCGGCGGTGAAATCGGCGAAGAGGAAGAATATTCGACCGATACGACACCGGTACCGACAAAAAAAGCACCGGCGAAAAAAGCCGTTCGCACCAATATCGTCGGTATGGACATGTCCTGA